In Dromiciops gliroides isolate mDroGli1 chromosome 5, mDroGli1.pri, whole genome shotgun sequence, the following are encoded in one genomic region:
- the LOC122729500 gene encoding 60S ribosomal protein L13a: MADGQVLVIDGRGHLLGRLAAIVAKQVLLGRKVVVVRCEGINISGNFYRNKLKYLAFLRKRMNTNPSRGPYHFRAPSRIFWRTVRGMLPHKTKRGQAALERLKVFDGIPPPYDKRKRMVVPAALKVVRLKPTRKFAYLGRLAHEVGWKYQAVTATLEEKRKEKAKIHYRKKKKLTKLRKQAEKNVEGKIHKYTKVLKKHGLLV, from the coding sequence ATGGCGGACGGGCAGGTCCTGGTGATCGACGGGCGGGGTCATCTCCTGGGCCGCTTGGCGGCCATCGTGGCCAAACAAGTCCTCCTGGGGCGGAAGGTGGTCGTGGTTCGCTGCGAAGGCATCAACATCTCGGGAAACTTCTACCGGAACAAGCTGAAATACCTGGCCTTCCTCCGGAAGCGAATGAACACAAACCCTTCGAGAGGCCCTTACCACTTCAGAGCCCCCAGCCGCATTTTCTGGAGGACCGTTAGAGGGATGCTTCCCCACAAGACCAAGCGTGGTCAGGCTGCCTTGGAACGCCTTAAGGTGTTTGATGGCATTCCCCCACCCTATGACAAGCGGAAACGAATGGTTGTCCCAGCTGCTCTCAAAGTTGTCAGACTGAAGCCAACTAGAAAGTTTGCTTATCTGGGGCGCCTGGCCCACGAGGTCGGCTGGAAGTATCAGGCAGTGACTGCTActttggaagagaagaggaaggagaaagcgAAGATccattatagaaagaaaaagaagctcaCGAAACTGCGCAAGCAAGCTGAGAAGAACGTGGAAGGcaaaatacacaaatatacaaaggTGCTGAAGAAACACGGGCTGCTGGTGTGA